A single window of Archangium gephyra DNA harbors:
- the lexA gene encoding transcriptional repressor LexA: MEELTERQREILAFIVKETESRGFPPTIREIGEEMDIRSTNGVNDHLKALERKGYLNRGEQQSRSLVPTKRARLLLGLGVKKESGLIEIPLLGKVAAGAPLLAQENVEDSVRIDSFLLGGQGREVFALRVKGNSMIEDGIFDGDYLFVRKTPQAQPGDIVVALIEDEATVKRYYPEGERIRFQPANATMQPIYVSKADFRSTMILGQVVGVYRKLPGGKN, translated from the coding sequence ATGGAAGAGCTGACTGAACGCCAGCGGGAAATCCTGGCCTTCATCGTCAAGGAGACGGAGTCGCGGGGCTTCCCGCCGACCATCCGCGAGATTGGCGAGGAGATGGACATCCGCTCGACCAATGGGGTGAACGATCACCTCAAGGCGCTCGAGCGCAAGGGGTACCTCAACCGGGGCGAGCAGCAGAGCCGGTCGCTGGTGCCCACCAAGCGGGCGCGGCTGCTGCTCGGCCTGGGAGTGAAGAAGGAGTCGGGGCTCATCGAGATCCCCCTGCTCGGCAAGGTAGCGGCCGGCGCTCCCCTGCTGGCCCAGGAGAACGTGGAGGACTCGGTCCGGATCGACAGCTTCCTGCTGGGCGGTCAGGGACGCGAAGTGTTCGCGCTCCGCGTCAAGGGCAACTCGATGATCGAGGACGGCATCTTCGACGGGGACTACCTCTTCGTGCGCAAGACGCCGCAGGCGCAGCCCGGGGACATCGTGGTGGCGCTCATCGAGGACGAGGCCACGGTGAAGCGCTACTACCCGGAGGGCGAGCGCATCCGCTTCCAGCCGGCCAATGCCACCATGCAGCCCATCTACGTGAGCAAGGCGGACTTCCGCTCGACGATGATCCTCGGCCAGGTGGTCGGCGTGTACCGCAAGCTGCCGGGCGGAAAGAACTAG
- a CDS encoding response regulator, producing MSEPRHTLLLVDDEPDVIDLLVRMFQKRYQVLSAHSGPEALGLLRQHRVDLLITDQRMPEMTGIELVAAARAEGIDVTAILLTGYTDPEDIIAAINRGQVYRYITKPWDLNDLIITVKNAVEYTQLRRDKERLLRQLHQRVEALGVLYEVSRASAGEPLGYDAIIDRVLTAVSRVLPYDCGAALIAVGWDRTATLRLRCQGTVVGEQSLLGVKESMLAAWGHRSGLVLPEDRVITHVTGTTSQDAAAPAAWNSQLTVALTAGGRPVGLLSLFSQRPHVYSEEDGALLDTLANQTADAIQSLRASEEASRQRIDRMVESMADGVILTDEKNEIVVLNPAARRMLVLGDGPTSPDASRRLREKLGFDPFELVRGWEYGGAQVLREELKLDERTIHTTVTPVNDTRGVLRGVCVVLRDVTEQKQLEERKDEFVHMVSHELRTPLTSISGSLDLVLNFLSSDMNEKQRRYLMLARDSTEKLNAIVDDLLDLAKFAKGRLRMNFEWTYVDEQVRRAVEKYGPAFMERRIKVSAGLPQHGLRALADPNRLTQVLNNLLTNAAKFTPEGGEVRLELKATSAVPGYVALTCWNSGEPIAEENLERIFDRFEQARTQANRTVRGTGLGLAICRNIVEAHAGHIWCEPCHDGVRFVVVLPVEPPAEYLRPDGLDFTQKHNPERRGSLVLAEFEPDIGYITKALLRARGYEVRLAPNAEECLTQARAHHPDALLVDARLPVIDGLRLAEILRHDPETRQLPLLLFSAFDERQRAFRAGADAFLPMPLQSDRLLATVDSLVRGSAGQHHGRVLVVDDDEKVGVICREVLVSLGYEVQVASCLEEAHRALRERRPDVLLLDVQLPDGDGYHFLEELKAERASGYISVIFISAHSETSAKVRALKLGADDYLTKPFDALEMGARVEMVLRRKEQELGASPTTQLPGSGAIEREVQRRLAERRPFAFCYLDLDNLKAYNDYYGFAKADGVIRQTGDLLREVFGQDGLPGDFLGHVAGDDFVFVTSPDSVDRICQRAIEAFDRIIPLYYDKQDRERGYIEADDRYGDKRKFPIMSVSVVAVLSDGLSSDHAELARQAADMKKRAKAIQGSVYLRSDRELAVIRTATG from the coding sequence TTGTCCGAGCCCCGACATACCCTCCTGTTGGTCGACGACGAGCCCGACGTCATCGACCTCCTCGTGCGCATGTTCCAGAAGCGCTACCAGGTGCTCTCGGCCCACTCCGGGCCCGAGGCCCTGGGCCTGCTGCGGCAGCACCGCGTGGACCTGCTCATCACCGACCAGCGCATGCCGGAGATGACGGGCATCGAGCTGGTGGCCGCCGCGCGCGCCGAGGGCATCGACGTCACGGCGATCCTCCTCACCGGCTACACGGATCCCGAGGACATCATCGCCGCCATCAACCGCGGCCAGGTGTACCGCTACATCACCAAGCCCTGGGACCTGAACGATCTCATCATCACCGTGAAGAACGCGGTGGAGTACACCCAGCTGCGGCGGGACAAGGAGCGGCTGCTGCGCCAGCTCCACCAGCGCGTGGAGGCGCTCGGCGTCCTCTACGAGGTGAGCCGCGCCAGTGCCGGCGAGCCGCTCGGCTACGACGCCATCATCGACCGCGTTCTCACCGCGGTGTCGCGCGTGCTGCCCTACGACTGTGGCGCGGCCCTCATCGCGGTGGGGTGGGATCGCACCGCCACCCTGCGCCTGCGCTGCCAGGGCACCGTCGTGGGGGAGCAGTCCCTGCTGGGCGTCAAGGAGTCCATGCTGGCCGCGTGGGGCCATCGCTCGGGGCTGGTGCTGCCCGAGGATCGCGTCATCACGCATGTCACCGGTACCACCTCCCAGGACGCCGCCGCCCCGGCCGCCTGGAACAGCCAGCTCACCGTGGCCCTCACCGCCGGGGGCCGCCCCGTGGGCCTGCTGTCGCTCTTCTCCCAGCGCCCCCACGTCTACTCCGAGGAGGATGGCGCGCTGCTCGACACGCTCGCCAACCAGACGGCGGACGCCATCCAGTCCCTGCGCGCCTCCGAGGAGGCCTCGCGCCAGCGGATCGATCGCATGGTCGAGTCCATGGCCGATGGCGTCATCCTCACCGACGAGAAGAACGAGATCGTCGTGCTCAACCCCGCCGCGCGCCGCATGCTCGTGCTGGGGGATGGGCCCACCTCGCCGGATGCCAGCCGGCGGCTGCGCGAGAAGCTCGGGTTCGATCCCTTCGAGCTGGTGCGTGGCTGGGAGTACGGTGGCGCCCAGGTGCTGCGCGAGGAGCTGAAGCTCGACGAGCGCACCATCCACACCACCGTCACCCCGGTGAATGACACGCGCGGGGTGCTGCGCGGCGTCTGCGTGGTGCTGCGCGACGTCACCGAGCAGAAGCAGCTGGAGGAGCGCAAGGACGAGTTCGTCCACATGGTGAGCCACGAGCTGCGCACGCCGCTCACCTCCATCTCCGGCTCGTTGGACCTGGTGCTCAACTTCCTGTCCAGCGACATGAACGAGAAGCAGCGCCGCTACCTGATGCTGGCGCGCGACTCGACGGAGAAGCTCAACGCCATCGTGGATGATCTGCTGGACCTGGCCAAGTTCGCCAAGGGCCGGCTGCGGATGAACTTCGAGTGGACGTACGTGGACGAGCAGGTGCGCCGCGCGGTGGAGAAGTACGGCCCCGCCTTCATGGAGCGGCGCATCAAGGTGTCCGCCGGCCTGCCGCAGCATGGCCTGCGGGCGCTGGCGGATCCCAACCGGCTCACCCAGGTGCTCAACAACCTGCTCACCAACGCCGCCAAGTTCACCCCCGAGGGCGGGGAGGTCCGGCTGGAGCTCAAGGCCACCTCGGCGGTGCCCGGCTACGTGGCGCTCACGTGTTGGAACAGCGGCGAGCCCATCGCCGAGGAGAACCTGGAGCGCATCTTCGATCGCTTCGAGCAGGCGCGCACCCAGGCCAACCGCACCGTGCGGGGCACCGGACTGGGCCTGGCCATCTGCCGCAACATCGTGGAGGCCCACGCCGGCCACATCTGGTGCGAGCCCTGCCATGACGGTGTGCGCTTCGTGGTGGTGCTGCCCGTGGAGCCTCCCGCCGAGTACCTGCGGCCGGACGGGCTGGACTTCACCCAGAAGCACAACCCCGAGCGGCGGGGCAGTCTGGTGCTCGCCGAGTTCGAGCCGGACATCGGCTACATCACCAAGGCCCTGCTGCGCGCGCGTGGTTACGAAGTCCGTCTGGCCCCCAACGCCGAGGAGTGCCTCACCCAGGCACGCGCCCACCACCCGGATGCCCTGCTGGTGGACGCGCGGCTGCCCGTCATCGACGGCCTGCGCCTGGCGGAGATCCTCCGGCATGATCCGGAGACGCGCCAGCTGCCGCTGCTGCTCTTCTCCGCCTTCGACGAGCGTCAGCGCGCGTTCCGGGCCGGGGCGGACGCCTTCCTGCCCATGCCGCTGCAGTCCGACAGGCTGCTGGCCACCGTGGACTCGCTGGTGCGCGGCAGCGCCGGCCAGCACCACGGGCGCGTGCTGGTGGTGGACGACGACGAGAAGGTGGGCGTCATCTGCCGCGAGGTGCTGGTGAGCCTCGGCTACGAGGTGCAGGTGGCCTCCTGTCTGGAGGAGGCGCACCGGGCCCTGCGTGAGCGCCGCCCGGACGTGCTGCTGCTGGACGTGCAGCTGCCCGACGGCGACGGCTACCACTTCCTCGAGGAGCTCAAGGCCGAGCGCGCCAGCGGCTACATCTCCGTCATCTTCATCTCCGCCCACTCCGAGACGAGCGCCAAGGTGCGCGCCCTCAAGCTCGGCGCGGACGACTACCTCACCAAGCCCTTCGATGCGTTGGAGATGGGCGCGCGCGTGGAGATGGTGCTGCGCCGCAAGGAGCAGGAGCTGGGCGCCTCGCCCACCACGCAGCTGCCCGGCTCGGGCGCCATCGAGCGCGAGGTGCAGCGCCGGCTCGCCGAGCGCCGGCCCTTCGCCTTCTGCTACCTCGACCTGGACAACCTCAAGGCCTACAACGACTACTACGGCTTCGCGAAGGCCGACGGCGTCATCCGCCAGACGGGAGATCTGCTGCGCGAGGTGTTCGGCCAGGATGGCCTGCCCGGGGACTTCCTCGGCCACGTGGCGGGTGACGACTTCGTCTTCGTCACCTCCCCGGACAGCGTGGATCGCATCTGCCAGCGCGCCATCGAGGCCTTCGATCGCATCATCCCGCTCTACTACGACAAGCAGGATCGCGAGCGCGGCTACATCGAGGCGGATGACCGCTACGGGGACAAGCGCAAGTTCCCCATCATGAGCGTGTCCGTGGTGGCGGTGCTGAGCGACGGGCTGTCCAGCGATCATGCCGAGCTGGCGCGGCAGGCCGCGGACATGAAGA